One genomic segment of Streptomyces sp. TLI_146 includes these proteins:
- a CDS encoding alpha/beta fold hydrolase, with the protein MAEEVSFTIGSPRGSRTVTVSYRRAGSGDPLLLLHGIGHHRQAWDPVFDLLAAERDVIAVDLPGFGESPALPEGVSYDLRSVVPTLGALCEELGIERPHVAGNSLGGLLALELGREKLVRSVTALSPAGFWTQAERRYAFATLTAMRRGARLLPLPAIERLSRSAAGRAALTSTIYARPGRRSPEAVVAETLALREATGFDETLAAGVRVRFTDDVPGVPVTVAWGAKDRLLLRRQGIRAKHTLPSARLVRLPGCGHVPMNDDPALVARVILDTSR; encoded by the coding sequence ATGGCCGAAGAGGTCTCCTTCACGATCGGCTCCCCCCGGGGCAGCCGCACCGTCACCGTCTCCTACCGGCGGGCCGGTTCCGGCGACCCGCTGCTCCTGCTGCACGGCATCGGCCACCACCGCCAGGCGTGGGACCCGGTGTTCGACCTGCTGGCCGCCGAGCGCGATGTCATCGCCGTGGACCTGCCCGGTTTCGGCGAGTCCCCGGCGCTGCCCGAGGGCGTCTCGTACGACCTGCGGTCGGTCGTACCGACGCTGGGCGCGCTCTGCGAGGAGCTGGGTATCGAACGGCCGCATGTGGCGGGCAACTCGCTCGGCGGGCTGCTGGCCCTGGAGCTGGGGCGCGAGAAGCTCGTACGGTCGGTGACGGCGCTCTCCCCCGCCGGGTTCTGGACCCAGGCCGAGCGCCGCTACGCCTTCGCGACGCTGACCGCGATGCGGCGGGGCGCGAGGCTGCTGCCGCTGCCGGCCATCGAGCGGTTGTCCCGGAGCGCGGCCGGGCGCGCGGCGCTGACGAGCACCATCTACGCGCGCCCCGGGCGCCGTTCACCCGAGGCCGTCGTCGCCGAGACGCTCGCGCTGCGCGAGGCCACCGGCTTCGACGAGACCCTGGCCGCCGGGGTGCGGGTCCGGTTCACCGACGACGTGCCCGGAGTCCCGGTCACCGTCGCCTGGGGCGCCAAGGACCGGCTGCTGCTGCGCCGTCAGGGCATCCGCGCCAAGCACACGCTCCCCAGCGCCCGGCTGGTGCGGCTGCCCGGCTGCGGCCACGTCCCGATGAACGACGACCCCGCCCTGGTCGCGCGCGTCATCCTCGACACCAGCCGCTGA
- a CDS encoding PLP-dependent aminotransferase family protein, with protein sequence MTPSGTTSPSAPQGDDAPPSWNAAWELLLPAAAAPARQRGRLLQSAFREAVRSGRLAAGTRLPSSRELAADLGVSRGLVTEAYEQLTAEGYLRSDRGAGTWVGAAARAADAPRARDLAPRDPGALADFLPGTPDLSLFPRAAWAAAHKGVLERLPHRSLGYPDPRGLPELRTALAALLARRRGVVADPERIVVCSGVAQATTLLGFALGERGERTVGVEDPGSPEHTALFAATGVRTRLLPLDEEGLAIGPLYASGVRVAVTTPAHQFPSGIAYSARRRAELLDWARAVDGLVVEDDYDGDFRYDRAPVGALQGLDPEHVAYTGSVSKSLAPGLRLGWLLAPERLTGPIVARKRTMDLGNPALDQALLADFLTSGAYDRQLRRCQRAYRERRDALVGALREHFPGTEVSGIAAGLHIIARLPARYGPEPRLLERAAHARVAVRPLSYYSSRGRETGSGAGTGTGTGTDTEAGVGVALVMGYAHLTPSDIARGVRLLAEAVPTRDA encoded by the coding sequence ATGACTCCATCGGGGACCACTTCGCCCTCCGCGCCACAGGGCGACGACGCGCCGCCGTCCTGGAACGCGGCCTGGGAACTGCTGCTTCCGGCCGCCGCCGCTCCGGCCCGGCAGCGGGGCAGGCTGCTCCAGTCGGCGTTCCGCGAGGCCGTGCGGTCGGGGCGGCTCGCCGCCGGGACGCGGCTGCCGTCGAGCCGTGAGCTCGCCGCCGACCTCGGGGTGTCGCGCGGCCTGGTCACCGAGGCTTACGAACAGCTCACCGCCGAGGGCTATCTGCGCAGTGACCGGGGCGCGGGCACCTGGGTGGGCGCGGCGGCGCGCGCCGCCGACGCGCCACGCGCGCGTGACCTGGCGCCGCGCGACCCCGGCGCCCTGGCCGACTTCCTGCCCGGCACACCGGACCTGTCGCTGTTCCCGCGGGCCGCCTGGGCCGCCGCGCACAAGGGCGTCCTGGAGCGGCTGCCGCACCGCTCGCTCGGCTATCCCGATCCGCGCGGGCTGCCCGAGCTGCGCACCGCGCTGGCCGCGCTGCTGGCCCGGCGGCGCGGCGTGGTCGCCGACCCCGAGAGGATCGTGGTCTGCTCCGGGGTGGCCCAGGCCACGACGCTGCTCGGCTTCGCGCTCGGGGAGCGGGGCGAGCGGACCGTGGGCGTCGAGGACCCCGGCAGCCCCGAGCACACCGCGCTGTTCGCGGCCACCGGCGTACGGACCCGGCTGCTGCCGCTCGACGAGGAGGGCCTGGCGATCGGCCCGCTGTACGCGAGCGGGGTACGGGTCGCGGTGACGACTCCGGCGCACCAGTTCCCGTCCGGGATCGCCTACTCCGCGCGCCGGCGGGCCGAACTCCTGGACTGGGCGCGGGCGGTGGACGGGCTCGTCGTCGAGGACGACTACGACGGCGACTTCCGCTACGACAGGGCTCCGGTCGGAGCGCTCCAGGGACTCGACCCGGAACACGTCGCGTACACCGGGTCGGTCAGCAAGTCGCTCGCCCCCGGGCTGCGGCTCGGCTGGCTGCTCGCGCCGGAGCGGCTGACCGGCCCGATCGTCGCCCGCAAGCGCACCATGGATCTCGGCAACCCCGCCCTCGACCAGGCGCTGCTCGCGGACTTCCTCACCAGCGGCGCGTACGACCGCCAACTGCGCCGGTGCCAACGCGCCTACCGGGAGCGGCGGGACGCGCTGGTCGGCGCGTTGCGCGAGCACTTCCCCGGCACCGAGGTGAGCGGCATCGCGGCCGGGCTGCACATCATCGCCCGACTGCCCGCGCGGTACGGCCCGGAGCCCCGTCTGCTCGAACGCGCCGCCCACGCGCGCGTGGCCGTGCGCCCGCTCTCGTACTACAGCTCACGCGGGAGAGAAACGGGATCAGGAGCGGGTACGGGAACGGGAACGGGAACGGACACCGAAGCGGGCGTCGGCGTTGCGCTGGTGATGGGGTACGCCCATCTGACCCCGTCCGACATCGCGCGCGGGGTGCGGCTCCTCGCCGAAGCCGTGCCCACGCGTGACGCCTAG
- a CDS encoding VOC family protein codes for MPVGARSHIRIARPSRDLAAAERFWVDGLGLDVVWRHDAASAAAGEHALLMVGWPDADWHLELVHESAAPVEPRPTEEDLLVIYVDEEVPQDLVARLEAHGGKRVQSPNPYWNEWGVTIEDPDGYRLVLCIRGWSNS; via the coding sequence ATGCCGGTCGGAGCCCGCTCACACATCCGCATCGCCCGCCCCTCGCGCGATCTGGCGGCGGCGGAGCGGTTCTGGGTCGACGGCCTGGGGCTCGACGTCGTGTGGCGGCACGACGCGGCGAGCGCCGCCGCCGGTGAGCACGCGCTCCTGATGGTCGGCTGGCCGGACGCCGACTGGCACCTGGAGCTGGTCCACGAGTCGGCCGCCCCCGTGGAGCCCCGGCCGACCGAGGAGGACCTGCTGGTCATCTACGTGGACGAGGAAGTTCCGCAGGACCTGGTGGCTCGCCTGGAGGCCCACGGCGGCAAGCGGGTGCAGTCGCCCAACCCGTACTGGAACGAGTGGGGCGTGACGATCGAGGACCCGGACGGGTACCGGTTGGTGCTCTGCATACGGGGCTGGTCGAACTCCTAG
- a CDS encoding alkaline phosphatase, protein MPYRPRIPSPNRRTVLKGSLAVSAGLALPAGLATAAPALALSGRPSADWGVQAGDITASSGLVWARSDRPARMVVETSATESFRRARRWHGPLLGPGTDFTGTTQLRGLPAGEQIHYRVTLADPDDPRRTGKPVYGTFRTAPASRHQDVRFLWSGDIAGQGWGINPDIGGFGVYDEMRQLNPDFFLSSGDNIYADGVILPSVTLPDGRVWRNITTEEKSKVAETLAEYRGNFRYNLLDENVRRFNAQVPSIVQWDDHEVRNNWYPGQILDDARYTEKNIDVLAARSLRAFSEYFPVSTLRPGSREGRVHRVVRHGPLLDVFVLDMRTYRDANSPGRQADDTVGILGAEQLEWLKRELARSRAVWKVIAADMPLGLVVSDGPANFEAVAQGDPGAPLGRELQIAELLRFVKHRKITGTLWLTADVHYTAAQHYEPSRAAFKDFAPFWEFVSGPLAAGGFPANKLDATFGPDQVFVQAPARANASPMETPPNFGEIEIDGGSGELTVRLRAQGGSVLFTKVLRPGLVGQ, encoded by the coding sequence ATGCCGTACCGCCCTCGGATCCCCTCGCCCAACCGCCGTACCGTACTCAAGGGTTCACTCGCCGTGTCGGCGGGTCTCGCCCTGCCCGCCGGGCTCGCCACGGCCGCGCCCGCGCTGGCGCTCTCCGGGCGGCCGAGCGCCGACTGGGGCGTGCAGGCCGGTGACATCACGGCGTCGTCGGGGCTCGTGTGGGCCCGGTCCGACCGGCCCGCCCGGATGGTCGTGGAGACCTCCGCCACCGAATCGTTCCGCCGCGCCCGCAGATGGCACGGTCCGCTGCTCGGACCGGGCACCGACTTCACCGGTACGACGCAGCTGCGCGGACTGCCCGCCGGGGAGCAGATCCACTACCGGGTGACGCTCGCCGACCCCGACGACCCGCGCCGTACCGGCAAGCCGGTGTACGGCACGTTCCGCACGGCGCCCGCCTCGCGCCACCAGGACGTGCGCTTCCTGTGGTCCGGCGACATCGCCGGGCAGGGCTGGGGCATCAACCCGGACATCGGCGGCTTCGGCGTCTACGACGAGATGCGGCAGCTCAACCCGGACTTCTTCCTGTCCAGCGGGGACAACATCTACGCGGACGGGGTGATCCTGCCCAGCGTGACGCTGCCCGACGGCCGGGTCTGGCGGAACATCACGACCGAGGAGAAGTCCAAGGTCGCCGAGACGCTGGCCGAGTACCGGGGCAACTTCCGCTACAACCTGCTCGACGAGAACGTCCGGCGGTTCAACGCGCAGGTGCCCTCCATCGTCCAGTGGGACGACCATGAGGTACGGAACAACTGGTACCCGGGGCAGATCCTGGACGACGCCCGGTACACCGAGAAGAACATCGACGTGCTGGCCGCCCGTTCGCTGCGGGCCTTCAGCGAGTACTTCCCCGTCTCCACGCTGCGGCCGGGCAGCCGGGAGGGGCGCGTGCACCGGGTGGTGCGGCACGGGCCGCTGCTCGACGTGTTCGTGCTCGACATGCGGACGTACCGCGATGCCAACTCCCCCGGGCGGCAGGCCGACGACACCGTGGGCATCCTCGGCGCGGAGCAGCTGGAGTGGCTGAAGCGGGAACTCGCGCGCTCCCGGGCGGTGTGGAAGGTGATCGCCGCCGACATGCCGCTCGGACTGGTCGTCAGCGACGGCCCGGCGAACTTCGAGGCCGTGGCGCAGGGCGACCCGGGCGCGCCGCTCGGGCGCGAGCTCCAGATCGCCGAACTGCTGCGGTTCGTCAAGCACCGCAAGATCACCGGCACCCTGTGGCTGACGGCCGATGTGCACTACACGGCGGCCCAGCACTACGAGCCGTCGCGGGCCGCGTTCAAGGACTTCGCCCCGTTCTGGGAGTTCGTGTCGGGGCCGCTCGCCGCGGGCGGGTTCCCGGCGAACAAGCTCGACGCGACCTTCGGTCCCGACCAGGTCTTCGTCCAGGCGCCCGCGCGGGCCAACGCCTCCCCGATGGAGACCCCGCCGAACTTCGGCGAGATCGAGATCGACGGCGGCAGCGGCGAACTGACGGTGCGACTGCGCGCCCAGGGCGGTTCGGTACTCTTCACCAAGGTACTCAGGCCGGGTCTGGTGGGCCAGTAG
- a CDS encoding GNAT family N-acetyltransferase — MPELTARKSARRHHWRRDMIELAALFTAVAVADGLANTVAHGPDGPFLLIASAVALVATAAFHTWWAHRHSHAPPADTRADTDAAPATAGAASTDGSAAPQAAPRETSLWRMRATVRDEPGSLAALCTALAHSRVDILTLQTHPLADGTVDEFLLRAPAELTAARLTKEIAAAGGGDIWLERADAHDLVDAPTRVLGLATRTALDAAELPLALRQLLGRCTIHSLPAVSLSGRPTGETAPVEGVLESTTMRLRDPNGGAITIERPYLPFTPTEFARARALVELDARLGPRIPRSQDVLTLPEGNEIAVRRAGQDDVEAAKAMHERCSDRTLSLRYHGPVGDADRYLNHLLSPRYGRTLAAQTASGRLVALGHLLWDGDETEVALLVEDDWQRRGIGSELLERLVALAVEAGCESVYAVTQSSNTGMVAAMRGLGLPLDYQIEEGTLVVTARLPKARVPARPSFEQQASFGQTPFGQASRAER, encoded by the coding sequence ATGCCTGAGTTGACTGCCCGCAAGAGCGCCCGCCGCCACCACTGGCGGCGGGACATGATCGAGCTGGCCGCGCTGTTCACGGCCGTGGCGGTGGCCGACGGGCTGGCGAACACGGTCGCCCACGGGCCGGACGGACCGTTCCTGCTCATCGCCTCGGCGGTCGCCCTGGTGGCCACTGCGGCGTTCCACACCTGGTGGGCCCACCGCCACAGCCACGCACCCCCGGCGGACACACGGGCCGATACGGACGCGGCGCCCGCGACAGCCGGCGCCGCGTCCACCGACGGGTCCGCCGCACCGCAGGCGGCGCCCCGCGAGACCTCGCTGTGGCGGATGCGGGCCACCGTGCGGGACGAGCCGGGCAGTCTGGCCGCCCTGTGCACCGCGCTCGCCCACAGCCGGGTCGACATCCTCACCCTCCAGACGCACCCGCTGGCCGACGGCACGGTCGACGAGTTCCTGCTCCGGGCCCCCGCCGAGCTGACGGCCGCCCGGCTCACCAAGGAGATCGCGGCAGCGGGCGGCGGCGACATCTGGCTGGAGCGCGCGGACGCACACGACCTGGTGGACGCGCCCACCCGGGTGCTCGGCCTCGCCACCCGGACCGCGCTCGACGCGGCCGAACTGCCTCTCGCACTGAGGCAGTTGCTGGGCAGGTGCACCATCCACTCGCTGCCCGCCGTGTCCCTGTCGGGCCGCCCGACCGGTGAGACGGCGCCGGTCGAGGGCGTACTCGAATCGACCACCATGCGGCTGCGCGACCCGAACGGCGGGGCCATCACCATCGAGCGACCCTACCTCCCGTTCACCCCGACCGAGTTCGCGCGGGCGCGCGCGCTGGTCGAGCTGGACGCGCGGCTCGGCCCGCGCATCCCGCGCAGCCAGGACGTCCTCACCCTGCCCGAGGGCAACGAGATCGCCGTTCGCCGGGCCGGTCAGGACGACGTCGAGGCCGCCAAGGCCATGCACGAGCGCTGCTCCGACCGCACGCTGAGCCTGCGCTACCACGGTCCCGTCGGCGACGCCGACCGCTACCTCAACCACCTGCTCAGCCCCCGCTACGGCCGCACCCTCGCCGCCCAGACCGCCTCGGGGCGGCTCGTCGCCCTCGGCCATCTGCTGTGGGACGGCGACGAGACCGAGGTGGCGCTGCTCGTCGAGGACGACTGGCAGCGCCGGGGCATCGGCTCCGAGCTCCTGGAGCGCCTGGTGGCGCTGGCGGTCGAGGCGGGCTGCGAGAGCGTGTACGCGGTCACGCAGTCCTCCAACACCGGGATGGTGGCGGCGATGCGCGGCCTCGGCCTGCCGCTGGACTACCAGATCGAGGAGGGCACGCTGGTGGTCACCGCCCGGCTGCCGAAGGCTCGGGTGCCGGCGCGTCCGTCGTTCGAGCAGCAGGCTTCGTTCGGGCAGACGCCGTTCGGGCAGGCGTCGCGGGCGGAGCGCTGA
- a CDS encoding PLP-dependent aspartate aminotransferase family protein, with translation MDTDTQDRTQAAPRALATEAVHAGRDDLAGLGLHAPPIDLSTTYPSYDSAAEAARIDAFAATGLLPEGPPVYARLDNPTVGRFETALARLEGAAGAVAFASGMAALTAVLLARASAGLRHVVAVRPLYGCSDHLLDAGLLGTEVTWVDPAGIADALRPDTGLVIVETPANPTLAEVDIRAVAHACGSVPLLVDNTFATPVLQRPLEQGARIVLHSATKYLGGHGDVMGGVVACDDAFARQLRQVRFATGGVLHPLAGYLLLRGLSTLPVRMRAAAGSAAELARRLAADPRVERVHYPKVGGAMVSFEVNGDPHRVIAGVRLITPAVSLGSVDTLIQHPASISHRIVAEGDRRSAGVSDRLLRLSVGLEDVDDLWSDLSLALSAPPATPARTASARTKPAARTTDAPAPEPSAAGR, from the coding sequence ATGGACACCGACACGCAGGACCGTACCCAGGCCGCACCCCGTGCCCTGGCCACCGAAGCCGTCCACGCCGGCCGCGACGACCTCGCGGGACTCGGCCTGCACGCCCCGCCGATCGACCTTTCGACGACCTACCCCTCGTACGACAGCGCGGCCGAGGCCGCTCGGATCGACGCCTTCGCGGCCACCGGGCTGCTGCCCGAAGGACCCCCGGTCTACGCGCGTCTGGACAACCCGACCGTGGGCCGTTTCGAGACAGCCCTCGCACGGCTGGAAGGGGCCGCCGGCGCCGTCGCGTTCGCCAGCGGCATGGCCGCGCTGACCGCGGTGCTGCTCGCCCGGGCCTCGGCGGGCCTGCGGCACGTGGTCGCGGTCCGGCCGCTGTACGGCTGCAGCGACCACCTCCTGGACGCCGGACTCCTCGGTACGGAGGTGACCTGGGTGGACCCGGCGGGCATCGCCGACGCCCTGCGGCCCGACACCGGACTGGTGATCGTGGAGACCCCGGCCAACCCGACCCTCGCCGAGGTCGACATCCGGGCCGTCGCCCACGCCTGCGGCTCGGTGCCGCTGCTGGTCGACAACACCTTCGCCACGCCCGTGCTCCAGCGGCCGCTCGAACAGGGCGCGCGGATCGTGCTGCACAGCGCCACCAAGTACCTGGGCGGCCACGGCGACGTCATGGGCGGAGTCGTCGCCTGCGACGACGCGTTCGCGCGGCAGCTGCGCCAGGTGCGGTTCGCCACCGGCGGCGTCCTGCACCCGCTCGCGGGCTATCTGCTGCTGCGGGGCCTGTCGACGCTTCCGGTACGGATGCGGGCGGCCGCGGGGAGCGCCGCGGAGCTGGCCCGCAGACTGGCCGCCGATCCGCGCGTGGAACGGGTCCACTATCCCAAGGTGGGCGGGGCGATGGTCTCCTTCGAGGTGAACGGCGATCCGCACCGCGTCATCGCGGGCGTCCGGCTCATCACCCCGGCCGTCAGCCTCGGCAGCGTCGACACCCTCATCCAGCACCCCGCTTCCATCAGCCACCGCATCGTGGCCGAGGGGGACCGGCGCTCCGCCGGAGTGAGCGACCGCCTGCTGCGGCTCTCCGTCGGACTGGAGGACGTCGACGACCTGTGGAGCGATCTGAGTCTGGCGCTCAGCGCTCCGCCCGCGACGCCTGCCCGAACGGCGTCTGCCCGAACGAAGCCTGCTGCTCGAACGACGGACGCGCCGGCACCCGAGCCTTCGGCAGCCGGGCGGTGA
- a CDS encoding Lrp/AsnC family transcriptional regulator, with protein MADSVALDPVDLDILRLLQNDARTTYRDLAAQVGVAPSTCLDRVTRLRRSGVILGHQLRLDPARMGRGLEALLSVQVRPHRRELIGPFVERIRALPESRALFHLTGPDDYLVHVAVTGTADLQRLVIDEFTSRREVARVETRLIFQQWECGPLLPPSSTPGSPSASPPVSPSASGG; from the coding sequence ATGGCCGATTCTGTCGCACTGGACCCGGTGGATCTGGACATTCTGCGCCTCCTGCAGAACGACGCCCGGACCACCTACCGTGACCTGGCCGCGCAGGTCGGCGTGGCGCCCTCCACCTGCCTGGACCGGGTGACCAGGCTGCGCCGCTCCGGAGTGATCCTGGGCCACCAGCTCCGTCTCGACCCGGCCAGAATGGGCCGCGGCCTGGAGGCACTCCTCTCCGTACAGGTGCGACCACATCGGCGTGAACTGATCGGTCCGTTCGTCGAGCGCATCCGGGCGCTGCCGGAGTCCCGCGCCCTGTTCCACCTCACCGGGCCGGACGACTACCTGGTCCACGTGGCCGTGACCGGCACCGCCGACCTCCAGCGGCTGGTCATCGACGAGTTCACCTCGCGGCGCGAAGTCGCCCGGGTGGAGACGCGGTTGATCTTCCAGCAGTGGGAGTGCGGCCCTCTGCTGCCACCCTCGTCGACACCGGGCTCACCTTCCGCTTCGCCCCCTGTCTCCCCTTCCGCCTCCGGTGGCTGA